The region CCCAGCACAAGAATTCCGGGATCATCTACAACGGTTGGATCGGCGACGAACTGCTCTATACCGAGCGCGACAACATCATGTGCCCGCTGCCGCTGTTTCACGTCTTTGCGTGCCATGTGATCCTGATGGCGATGATCAAATCGGGCGCACATGTAGTTTTCCCGACCCCCGCAGGCTATCGCGGCGATGGCGTGTTCGATAACTTCTGGAAGCTCTGCGAGCGTTGGAAGATCACCTTTATCATCACCGTGCCCACCGCTGTTTCGGCGCTGATGCAGAGACCGGTTGATGCCGATGTCTCCACCGTGGTCAATGCGTTCTCCGGCTCCGCGCCAATGCCGCTTGAGCTGTTCAACCGGTTTACCAAATCTACCGGCATTCAGATCATCGAAGGCTACGGGCTGACCGAGGCAACCTGTCTGGTGTCCTGCAACCCGATCGATGGCGAAAAGAAAGTCGGCTCGGTTGGCATTCCTTTCCCTTATACCGACATTCGTATCTGTCATGATGGCGATGCGGGGCCGGTGGAATGCGCCGCTGACGAAGTGGGCGAGATTTGCGTCAGCAATCCCGGCGTGAACGATGGCGCCACTTACACGGAAGACGCCAAGAATCGTGAGCTTTATCACGAGATGGGCAACCGGATGTATTTGCGCACAGGCGATCTGGGCCGGATCGACCCGGATGGCTATCTCTGGATCACCGGTCGTGCCAAGGATCTGATCATTCGCGGTGGCCACAACATCGACCCCGCCGAGATCGAAGATGCACTTCTGGCGCATCAGGCGGTGGCGTTCGCCGGTGCCATCGGTCAGCCTGACGCGCACGCAGGTGAGGTGCCTTGCGTCTATGTCGAACTGATCGGCGGAGCGAGCGTTACAACAGAAGAACTGAACGAACACGCCAAAAAGCACATCCATGAACGTGCGGCCTATCCTAAGCATGTGGAAATATTGGATGAACTTCCCAAAACCGCCGTCGGCAAGGTGTTCAAGCCTGATCTGCGCAAACGCGCGATTACCCGCGTCTATAACGCCGCACTGGAAGAGGCCGGATCGGCCGCGCGCGTAACGTCCGTGGTCGACGACAAGAAGCGCGGTTTGGTGGCGCAAGTTACAGCAGGCGGCGCAAGCGATGATGACATCAGTAAAGTCCTCGGCGCGTTCACTCGCCCGTGGGAACACGCTGAAGCGTAAGGTCTTATAGTAAGAAAGGCAGCGCCCGCCCAAAGGTGGGCGCTGCACAGCAGGCATTGCCATTGGCTTTAGCCCGGGGGTGCGAAAGCCCGAGCAAATCACACCCTTTAACATGTGCAGGTTCTCTGGCTATGCTGGCGCAGTCCCCCAGCCCAAGGATCGAGCATCATGGCCAAACCGAAAAACATCCTGTTCATCATGTTTGACCAATTGCGCTGGGATTACCTCAGCTCATACGGCCACCCGCATCTTCAAACGCCGAATATCGATCGATTGGCGCAAAAAGGCGTGCGCTTTACGCGCGCCTACATTCAATCGCCGATCTGCGGCTCAAGCCGGATGAGCACCTACACAGGGCGCTATGTCCACTCCCACGGCGCAAGCTGGAACGGTATCCCCCTGAAGGTCGGTGAAATGACCATGGGCGACCATCTGCGCAAGGCGGGGATGGATTGCTGGCTGGTCGGTAAAACCCACATGCGCGCGGACAAGGAAGGTATGGAACGCCTCGGGCTTGAGCCGGATTCCTTCATCGGTGCGCGCGTTGCCGAATGCGGTTTTGACGTGTTTGAGCGTGACGATGGCATGCTGCCCGAAGGCCCCGATGGCGCCTATGATCCCGACGGTGCCAAGGAATACAACAAATGGCTCAAGGCCAAGGGCTATGACGCCGATAACCCGTGGCATGACTTTGCC is a window of Rhodobacteraceae bacterium LMO-JJ12 DNA encoding:
- a CDS encoding acyl-CoA synthetase, producing MTFATLQDSLDVTNEMPWEERDMPVTVYDMLRRTTDKFGQRPAISYQLLSGPDDKAETLTWQEFHDKVAQAANLFRSLKLEKDDVIALVMPNSTETAVALIGAMVAGIANPINPLLEPEQIGAILRETGAKVVVTLHAFPKTDIAQKTAEAVRHAPNVHTILTVDLNRYLTPPKSWIVPFVRPKVESNHHATVLRFNAEIAKQPKTLTFEDIKEDRVAAYFHTGGTTGMPKVAQHKNSGIIYNGWIGDELLYTERDNIMCPLPLFHVFACHVILMAMIKSGAHVVFPTPAGYRGDGVFDNFWKLCERWKITFIITVPTAVSALMQRPVDADVSTVVNAFSGSAPMPLELFNRFTKSTGIQIIEGYGLTEATCLVSCNPIDGEKKVGSVGIPFPYTDIRICHDGDAGPVECAADEVGEICVSNPGVNDGATYTEDAKNRELYHEMGNRMYLRTGDLGRIDPDGYLWITGRAKDLIIRGGHNIDPAEIEDALLAHQAVAFAGAIGQPDAHAGEVPCVYVELIGGASVTTEELNEHAKKHIHERAAYPKHVEILDELPKTAVGKVFKPDLRKRAITRVYNAALEEAGSAARVTSVVDDKKRGLVAQVTAGGASDDDISKVLGAFTRPWEHAEA